From one Gemella morbillorum genomic stretch:
- the topA gene encoding type I DNA topoisomerase, whose protein sequence is MAENLVIVESPSKAKTIEKYLGKKYRVISSKGHVRDLPKSRMGVEVLDNGNVDVDYISIRGKGDVIKSLKKEAKGKKVFLASDPDREGEAIAWHIAHILDLDNKENNRIVFNEITKDAVKDAIKHPRKINTDLVQSQQARRVLDRLVGYNISPVLWKKVKPKLSAGRVQNAALKLIVDREEEIQNFIPQEYWTMPIDFIKNRKVLTANFYSYNGEKIKLENEKDVSKVRKAIKGETFKVTDISKAKKNRNAPNVYITSTMQQDASRKINFKTRKTMSVAQELYEGINLKKLGGVTGLITYMRTDSIRVSDEAIKMASDFIEKNYGEEYLTISTKVRKSNKNVQDAHEGIRPTNVNFTPDSIKEYLSNDQYKLYKLIWERFVASRMSAAVYETTATTFENNKVVYRGSESKLLFNGFLAVLKEKEKVKLFPEFEVGEDAKIKEIKEEQHFTQPPARYSEAKLIAELEALGVGRPSTYATIVETLQKRYYAKLQNKVFTPTELGTLVSKITEEYFPDIINTKFTANLENQLDEIADGKVEWEKAIFDFYSNFKKDIKKAELEMEKVEIKQEFTGENCPECNSPLVFKLGKFGKFIACSNFPDCRYTNTIQKKVGVACPKCYKHDVLEKKSKKGKVFYGCEGFPKCDFVAWDKPLNRQCPKCNNILFEGKKGVYCGNCDYKEEIKK, encoded by the coding sequence ATGGCAGAGAATTTAGTAATAGTCGAGTCTCCTTCTAAAGCGAAAACTATAGAAAAATATCTAGGGAAAAAATATAGAGTAATATCTTCAAAAGGTCACGTAAGGGACCTTCCTAAAAGTAGAATGGGAGTAGAAGTACTAGATAATGGAAATGTTGATGTAGATTACATTTCAATTCGTGGGAAGGGTGATGTAATAAAAAGTTTAAAAAAAGAAGCGAAAGGGAAAAAAGTCTTTTTAGCATCCGACCCTGATAGAGAAGGAGAGGCAATAGCATGGCATATTGCACATATATTAGATTTAGATAATAAAGAAAATAATAGAATAGTTTTCAACGAGATAACAAAAGATGCAGTAAAGGATGCAATAAAACATCCAAGAAAAATAAATACGGATTTAGTACAATCACAACAAGCAAGACGTGTTCTAGACCGTTTAGTTGGATATAATATTTCACCAGTACTTTGGAAGAAAGTTAAGCCAAAGTTATCGGCAGGACGTGTACAAAATGCAGCGTTAAAATTGATAGTAGATAGAGAGGAAGAAATCCAAAATTTTATACCTCAAGAATATTGGACTATGCCAATAGATTTTATAAAGAATAGAAAGGTTTTAACAGCAAACTTCTATTCGTATAATGGAGAAAAGATAAAGCTTGAGAATGAAAAAGATGTAAGTAAAGTTCGTAAAGCTATAAAAGGCGAGACTTTTAAGGTAACGGATATTTCTAAAGCTAAGAAAAATCGTAATGCGCCTAATGTATATATTACTTCAACAATGCAACAAGATGCCTCACGAAAAATCAATTTTAAAACAAGAAAAACAATGAGTGTTGCTCAAGAATTGTATGAGGGAATAAACTTAAAAAAATTAGGTGGAGTAACAGGGCTTATTACTTATATGAGAACAGACTCAATAAGAGTATCAGATGAAGCGATAAAGATGGCGAGTGACTTTATTGAAAAAAATTATGGTGAAGAATATCTTACTATTTCTACAAAAGTTAGAAAATCTAATAAAAATGTTCAAGATGCGCATGAAGGTATACGACCAACAAATGTTAATTTTACACCAGATAGTATAAAAGAATATTTGTCAAATGATCAGTATAAATTATACAAGTTAATATGGGAGCGATTTGTAGCAAGCCGTATGAGTGCTGCTGTATATGAAACAACTGCAACCACATTTGAAAATAATAAAGTAGTCTATCGTGGTTCGGAGTCAAAATTATTATTTAATGGTTTTTTAGCTGTATTAAAAGAAAAAGAAAAAGTAAAATTATTTCCAGAATTTGAAGTAGGGGAAGATGCAAAAATTAAAGAAATAAAAGAAGAACAACATTTTACTCAACCACCAGCACGTTATTCTGAAGCCAAACTTATAGCGGAACTAGAAGCATTAGGTGTTGGTAGACCTTCAACATATGCTACTATAGTAGAAACACTACAAAAACGTTATTATGCTAAGCTGCAAAATAAAGTGTTTACTCCAACAGAATTAGGTACTTTGGTAAGTAAAATAACTGAAGAATATTTTCCAGATATTATAAATACTAAATTTACGGCTAATTTAGAAAATCAATTAGATGAGATTGCTGATGGAAAAGTTGAATGGGAAAAAGCTATTTTTGATTTTTATTCTAATTTTAAAAAAGATATAAAGAAAGCTGAATTAGAAATGGAGAAGGTAGAGATCAAACAAGAGTTTACTGGAGAAAACTGTCCAGAATGTAACTCTCCATTAGTGTTTAAATTAGGAAAATTTGGGAAATTCATAGCATGTTCTAATTTCCCAGATTGTAGATATACAAATACAATTCAGAAAAAAGTTGGTGTAGCTTGTCCTAAATGTTATAAACATGATGTGCTAGAGAAAAAATCTAAAAAAGGAAAAGTGTTTTATGGTTGTGAAGGGTTCCCGAAATGTGATTTTGTGGCATGGGATAAACCTCTAAATCGTCAATGCCCTAAATGTAATAATATTCTTTTTGAAGGGAAAAAAGGAGTTTATTGTGGGAATTGTGATTATAAAGAGGAAATAAAAAAATAA
- the rpoZ gene encoding DNA-directed RNA polymerase subunit omega: MLYPKLDVLKSKVNSKYMLVSLASKRARELFANPDTAKLEKYTSHKEVGKALEEIAEGKISVLEK, encoded by the coding sequence ATGTTATATCCAAAATTAGATGTATTAAAATCAAAAGTAAATTCAAAATATATGTTAGTATCATTAGCAAGTAAAAGAGCAAGAGAACTATTTGCTAATCCTGATACAGCAAAATTAGAAAAATATACTTCACATAAAGAAGTAGGGAAAGCATTAGAAGAAATAGCAGAAGGCAAAATTTCTGTTTTAGAAAAATAA
- a CDS encoding ABC transporter ATP-binding protein gives MTLEFREYKKKIKKNIFLELDFKVSTGEILTIISNNTLELDSLKDSFKRRTKFKGEITFDNIDINEEKLIFSEDFGFYNHLSLEKNLLSLSKILGLTVPKDDIIGRLDLLELDPNKKYQQLLENEKIKFHTLFSVLINQNILILDYSKDNLTRDDKKALRELILEHSNNANIIILDTILNQYNNIADNVLVISDGEKSYYGLLDDLLIIKKLAAISVSHQKDLDNILQDYQYTIYNDKEIVVREEVLEDVVYLLLKNNIEISQIRNLGERIKLYEGEGVL, from the coding sequence ATGACACTGGAATTTAGAGAGTATAAAAAGAAAATAAAAAAAAATATTTTTTTAGAATTAGATTTTAAAGTTAGCACTGGAGAAATTCTGACTATTATCAGTAATAATACTTTAGAATTAGACAGTTTAAAAGATTCTTTTAAAAGAAGGACTAAATTTAAAGGCGAAATTACCTTTGATAATATTGATATAAATGAAGAAAAATTAATATTTTCTGAAGATTTTGGTTTCTATAATCACTTGTCTTTAGAAAAAAATCTTTTAAGTTTATCAAAAATTTTAGGGCTTACTGTCCCGAAAGATGATATAATAGGTAGATTAGATTTACTAGAATTAGATCCGAATAAGAAATATCAACAATTATTAGAAAATGAGAAAATAAAATTTCATACTCTATTTTCTGTTTTAATTAACCAAAATATTCTAATACTTGATTATTCAAAAGATAATTTAACAAGAGATGATAAAAAAGCTCTAAGAGAATTAATCTTAGAACATTCTAATAATGCTAATATTATAATTTTAGATACAATATTAAATCAGTATAATAACATTGCGGATAATGTTTTGGTTATATCTGATGGAGAAAAATCATATTATGGCTTATTGGATGATTTATTGATAATCAAAAAACTAGCAGCGATAAGCGTATCGCATCAAAAGGATTTAGATAATATTTTACAAGATTATCAATATACAATTTATAATGATAAAGAAATTGTAGTAAGAGAAGAAGTGCTTGAAGACGTTGTCTATCTACTATTGAAAAATAATATAGAGATATCTCAAATAAGAAATCTTGGGGAGCGAATAAAATTATATGAAGGGGAGGGAGTACTATAA
- a CDS encoding TIGR01457 family HAD-type hydrolase, with amino-acid sequence MNIKKYKLYLIDLDGTIYNGEKKIKFADQFVDYLNKTKTDYLFLTNNSTKEPKDVVDKLKNLGVNTTEEHVYTSSDATKMYLLKKGYNNIYIIGERGLKDTLVNFEQKNTEDVDAVIVGLDRELTYEKLTVAARAVLAGAELIGTNPDTLLPTADGFIPSNGGQIKYLEYATSVQATVIGKPSKIIMECAMELFDYKKEEIVMVGDNYDTDIMSGINSGIDTIHVQTGVTTLENLKLKKIQPTYTIEDLSKLIED; translated from the coding sequence ATGAATATAAAAAAATATAAATTATATCTTATTGATCTTGATGGAACTATTTATAATGGTGAAAAAAAAATAAAATTTGCTGATCAATTTGTTGATTACCTAAATAAAACTAAAACAGATTACCTTTTTTTAACAAATAATTCAACAAAAGAGCCAAAAGATGTAGTTGATAAATTAAAAAATTTAGGTGTAAATACAACAGAAGAACATGTTTATACGTCAAGTGATGCTACAAAAATGTATCTTTTGAAGAAAGGATATAATAATATCTATATAATCGGCGAAAGAGGATTAAAAGATACTTTAGTAAACTTTGAACAAAAAAATACTGAAGATGTGGATGCTGTTATTGTTGGACTTGATAGAGAATTAACTTATGAAAAACTTACAGTTGCAGCAAGAGCTGTTTTAGCTGGGGCAGAGTTAATAGGAACTAATCCAGATACGCTACTTCCAACTGCAGATGGTTTTATACCTAGTAATGGAGGACAAATAAAATATTTAGAATATGCTACGAGTGTTCAAGCGACAGTAATAGGAAAACCAAGTAAGATAATTATGGAATGCGCAATGGAACTTTTTGATTATAAAAAAGAGGAGATAGTTATGGTCGGTGATAACTATGATACTGATATAATGTCGGGTATAAATAGCGGAATCGATACTATCCATGTTCAAACAGGAGTAACTACTTTAGAAAACTTGAAACTTAAAAAAATACAACCAACATATACAATAGAAGATTTATCAAAATTAATAGAAGATTAA
- the gmk gene encoding guanylate kinase, with product MEKGLLIVLSGPSGVGKGTVRKRIFESNDVDFEYSISMTSRGMRPGEKEGVDYFFKTKEEFEKLIEQGELLEYAQYVDNYYGTPVRYVRETMDKGKDIFLEIEVQGAGQVKSKIPDALFIFLAPPSIADLKDRLKGRGTESDDVIESRVAKAKKEINMMHLYDYVVENDEVDKAVERIKAIILSEHLKRERIEMRYRRALLELEEM from the coding sequence ATGGAGAAAGGATTATTAATAGTTCTATCAGGACCATCAGGTGTAGGTAAAGGTACTGTAAGGAAAAGAATTTTTGAAAGTAATGATGTAGACTTTGAATATTCTATTTCGATGACTTCAAGAGGAATGAGGCCAGGAGAAAAAGAAGGTGTTGATTATTTTTTCAAAACAAAAGAAGAATTTGAAAAATTAATTGAACAAGGTGAACTTTTAGAATATGCACAATATGTGGATAATTACTATGGGACACCTGTAAGATATGTAAGGGAAACTATGGATAAAGGGAAAGATATCTTTTTAGAAATAGAAGTACAAGGAGCTGGTCAGGTAAAAAGTAAGATACCTGATGCGCTATTTATTTTTTTAGCACCACCAAGCATAGCAGATTTAAAAGATAGGTTAAAAGGCCGTGGAACAGAAAGTGATGATGTAATAGAATCACGTGTAGCTAAAGCTAAAAAAGAAATAAATATGATGCATTTATATGATTACGTAGTGGAAAACGATGAAGTTGATAAGGCTGTCGAAAGAATAAAAGCTATTATTCTAAGTGAGCATTTAAAACGTGAACGTATAGAGATGAGATATCGTCGTGCACTGTTAGAATTAGAAGAAATGTAG
- the map gene encoding type I methionyl aminopeptidase: protein MIIKTEEQLEKMKEIGFICATIRDEMKKKAVPGVSTKELDNIAKELFEKYGAKSAPITEYDFPGYTCISLNYQAAHGIPSSTKILKDGDLLNIDVSGCKDGYYADTGISFVVGKVDDEMKEKVCEVAEEAFFEGIKHARAGSKINQIGKHIHKKIKEHKLEVIENLTGHGIGTSLHQAPQHVFNYFDPWDNLILKEGMCLAVEPFVSTKAKTVTNTDKDEWELVAKDGSYIAQYEHTIVIRENNEPLILTKID, encoded by the coding sequence ATGATTATAAAAACAGAAGAACAATTAGAAAAAATGAAGGAAATAGGTTTTATTTGCGCAACTATTCGCGATGAAATGAAGAAAAAAGCTGTTCCGGGGGTATCTACTAAAGAATTGGATAATATCGCGAAAGAACTATTTGAAAAATATGGTGCAAAATCAGCACCAATAACAGAATATGATTTTCCAGGATATACATGTATTTCATTAAATTACCAAGCAGCACATGGTATACCTTCTAGCACAAAAATTTTAAAAGATGGTGATTTGTTAAATATAGATGTTTCAGGTTGTAAAGATGGATATTACGCTGATACAGGGATTTCCTTTGTTGTTGGGAAAGTTGATGATGAAATGAAAGAAAAAGTATGTGAAGTTGCTGAAGAAGCATTTTTTGAAGGAATCAAACATGCAAGAGCAGGTAGCAAAATAAATCAAATAGGAAAACATATCCATAAAAAGATTAAAGAGCATAAATTAGAAGTGATAGAGAATTTAACAGGGCATGGGATTGGAACATCACTTCACCAAGCGCCGCAACATGTGTTTAATTACTTTGATCCATGGGATAATTTGATTTTAAAAGAAGGAATGTGTTTAGCTGTGGAGCCATTTGTATCAACAAAAGCAAAAACAGTAACAAATACAGATAAAGATGAGTGGGAATTAGTAGCAAAAGATGGTTCTTATATAGCTCAATATGAACATACTATTGTAATAAGAGAAAATAACGAACCACTTATCTTAACAAAAATTGATTAA
- the brnQ gene encoding branched-chain amino acid transport system II carrier protein produces MLKFLKKNSYISIGLMLFALFFGAGNLIFPAFLGQNAGSNLSVAMIGFIIMGVGLPLLGVLVMGYSGAQDLLDLSSRAGKGFGITFTTLLYLTIGPFFAIPRTGTTTFELGLSSFIAPENTVIAQAIFLAIFMGITLWLSLTPNKLVDRIGTIITPVLLVSMIILIIASLLNPMGSAQAPTEAYSTNSLAFTNGLMEGYNTMDALASLVFGIIVINSVKLYGAKTEKQIFSNTAKAAVIAALLLALVYVFISNIGTTSVSVLGLQKTGAGVLTGATTFYFGNVGKILLFVIVFLACLTTSVGLVTACATYFVRLYDKISYKTYVVGLSLFSFAVGNYGLSAIIQGAVPVLVLLYPLTMVLILLGFANNLFGGKKVVYASTALVTGAYSLYTTIASTFKLSVPAVDNFLVKVLPIQGDFSWINFAVLGFILGLVLSLVKKEN; encoded by the coding sequence ATGTTGAAGTTTTTAAAGAAAAATTCATATATTTCAATCGGACTTATGCTATTCGCACTATTTTTTGGTGCAGGTAATCTAATTTTCCCAGCTTTTTTAGGACAAAATGCGGGAAGTAATCTATCGGTGGCTATGATAGGGTTTATTATTATGGGAGTTGGACTTCCGCTATTAGGAGTATTGGTGATGGGTTACTCAGGTGCCCAAGATTTATTAGATTTATCTAGTAGGGCAGGAAAGGGATTTGGTATAACCTTCACTACATTGCTTTACTTGACAATTGGTCCATTTTTTGCAATTCCAAGAACAGGAACTACAACTTTTGAATTAGGATTATCTAGTTTTATAGCACCTGAAAATACAGTTATTGCACAAGCAATTTTCTTAGCTATTTTCATGGGGATTACGCTATGGTTATCATTAACACCTAATAAACTTGTAGATAGAATTGGAACAATTATAACACCTGTTTTATTAGTATCAATGATTATTTTAATTATTGCTTCATTATTAAATCCAATGGGTAGTGCACAAGCACCTACTGAAGCATATTCAACAAATTCTTTAGCATTTACTAATGGATTAATGGAAGGTTACAATACTATGGATGCACTAGCTTCATTAGTATTTGGTATTATCGTAATTAACTCAGTTAAATTATATGGTGCAAAGACAGAAAAACAAATTTTTTCAAATACAGCTAAAGCAGCAGTTATAGCAGCATTATTACTGGCGCTAGTTTATGTATTTATTTCTAATATTGGAACAACATCAGTATCAGTGCTAGGATTACAAAAAACAGGTGCTGGGGTTTTAACAGGTGCAACTACTTTCTACTTCGGTAATGTAGGTAAAATTTTATTATTCGTAATTGTATTCTTAGCATGTTTAACAACAAGTGTAGGTTTAGTAACTGCATGTGCAACTTACTTTGTAAGATTATATGATAAAATAAGTTATAAAACTTATGTAGTAGGATTATCATTATTTTCATTTGCAGTAGGGAACTATGGTTTATCTGCTATTATTCAAGGAGCTGTTCCAGTACTTGTACTATTATATCCATTAACAATGGTATTAATATTATTAGGTTTTGCAAATAATTTATTTGGTGGTAAAAAAGTTGTTTATGCATCAACAGCATTAGTAACAGGAGCGTATAGTTTATATACAACTATTGCATCAACATTTAAATTATCTGTACCAGCTGTAGATAATTTCTTAGTGAAAGTTCTTCCTATTCAAGGAGATTTTTCTTGGATTAACTTTGCAGTATTAGGATTTATTTTAGGATTAGTATTATCACTTGTGAAAAAAGAAAATTAA
- a CDS encoding Rqc2 family fibronectin-binding protein — MAFDGFFIRKLVGEIEENILGAHINKINNISTDEFILTIRKRKNFKLLLSASSSSSRFQLTKNTYENPNTPSNFCTVLRKYLIGGIIQNIEQINNDRIIVFKIKNFDELGYEKYYYLIAELMGKHSNIILTDDNKVIIESLKNSYSIDYKRSTIANMNYILPPTESKYNPFDFDSYKNLEFNYSDKRFLMKNFYGVSALLNNYFIAKQIEFEEEFKSFCYNLEIYYSPILLERNGKKDFYFFDVDTGENNIKFASLCDLLDFYYLDIAKSNINKSTDKRLFDFIKTKLNRLSKKLEILNKELIEAESKEDYKLKGQLLISNIYMFKKSVPEVVTLPNFYSEEFEDIKIELDPNLTIEKNSDRYFNLYKKNKRTIGNLYKQIKITEEDIVYFETLQFQVENADKSDLIEIKEELINSGLLKEKVSSSKKKNKNNYFVINYNGIDIYVGKNNIQNDAITNKLARRDYLWFHAKDIPGSHVVIFNNNPDEKTKEVAAMLAGYFSKFKNEDRVAVDMTLIKNVKKISGAKPGMVTYTGQKTIKQKIDKMFINELINNKFV; from the coding sequence ATGGCATTTGATGGTTTTTTTATAAGAAAATTAGTAGGAGAAATAGAGGAAAACATACTAGGAGCACATATTAATAAAATTAATAATATTTCAACTGATGAATTTATTCTAACTATTAGGAAAAGAAAAAACTTTAAATTGTTATTATCAGCAAGTTCTAGTTCATCTCGTTTTCAGTTGACAAAAAATACTTATGAAAATCCTAATACACCATCTAATTTTTGCACAGTTCTTAGAAAATATTTAATAGGTGGAATTATTCAAAATATTGAGCAGATTAATAATGATCGTATTATAGTGTTTAAAATTAAAAATTTTGATGAGTTAGGGTATGAAAAATATTATTATTTAATAGCTGAACTTATGGGGAAACATTCTAATATTATTTTAACCGATGATAATAAAGTAATAATTGAATCGTTGAAAAACAGTTATAGTATTGATTATAAACGCTCAACAATTGCTAATATGAATTATATACTTCCTCCAACAGAGTCAAAATATAATCCATTTGACTTTGATAGTTATAAAAATTTAGAATTTAACTATAGTGATAAAAGATTTTTAATGAAAAACTTTTACGGAGTATCAGCCTTATTAAATAATTATTTTATTGCTAAACAAATAGAATTTGAGGAAGAGTTCAAAAGTTTTTGTTATAATTTAGAAATTTATTATAGTCCTATATTGCTAGAAAGAAATGGGAAAAAAGATTTTTACTTTTTTGATGTAGATACTGGTGAGAATAATATAAAATTTGCTTCACTATGTGATTTGCTTGACTTTTATTATTTAGATATAGCTAAATCTAATATTAATAAAAGTACAGATAAAAGACTATTTGATTTTATAAAAACAAAGTTGAATCGCTTAAGTAAAAAACTAGAAATTTTGAATAAGGAATTGATTGAGGCTGAAAGTAAAGAAGACTATAAATTGAAAGGGCAATTGCTTATCTCAAATATTTATATGTTTAAAAAGAGTGTTCCAGAAGTTGTGACATTGCCAAATTTTTATAGTGAAGAATTCGAGGATATAAAGATAGAATTAGATCCTAACTTAACTATAGAAAAAAATTCAGACAGATATTTTAATCTTTATAAAAAAAATAAAAGAACAATTGGAAATCTATATAAGCAAATAAAAATTACAGAAGAAGATATAGTTTATTTTGAAACTCTACAATTTCAAGTAGAGAATGCCGATAAGTCTGATTTGATAGAAATAAAAGAAGAGTTAATAAACTCAGGATTATTAAAGGAAAAAGTTTCAAGTTCAAAGAAAAAAAATAAGAATAATTACTTTGTAATTAACTATAATGGAATAGATATTTATGTTGGGAAAAATAATATTCAAAATGATGCAATTACAAACAAACTTGCACGCCGTGATTATCTTTGGTTTCACGCAAAAGATATTCCAGGAAGTCATGTTGTAATTTTTAATAATAACCCAGATGAAAAAACAAAAGAAGTAGCGGCGATGTTGGCTGGATATTTTTCTAAATTTAAAAATGAAGATAGAGTTGCTGTAGATATGACACTTATAAAAAATGTGAAAAAAATATCAGGAGCAAAACCCGGGATGGTTACTTATACTGGGCAAAAAACAATTAAACAAAAAATAGATAAGATGTTTATTAACGAATTAATAAACAATAAATTTGTTTAA
- a CDS encoding TerC family protein produces the protein MDTQILIQYVIVLLSLIILEGLLSADNAIVLAVMVRHLPYKEQKNALIYGLIGALVFRVVAIFLITLLAQYWQIQVLGGLYLLYMAGNHIKEFFDNRKQSDETEETKTPKKQSGFWMTVLKVELTDIAFAIDSILAAVAIAITLPHISETKIGGINLGQFSVMVIGGFIGVIIMRYAANAFIKILEKKPGLEIAAFLIVGWVGIKLFVIAAAHPKVALISEHFPHSALWTAIFWVVLLGLLVWGVLISKRFEKK, from the coding sequence ATGGATACACAAATACTAATACAATATGTTATAGTTTTATTAAGCTTAATTATTTTAGAAGGCTTGCTTTCAGCAGATAACGCAATTGTACTGGCAGTTATGGTAAGACACTTACCTTATAAAGAGCAGAAGAATGCTTTAATATATGGTTTAATAGGAGCGCTTGTCTTTAGAGTTGTAGCTATTTTTCTAATTACATTACTCGCTCAATATTGGCAAATTCAGGTTTTAGGTGGTTTATATCTACTATACATGGCAGGGAATCACATTAAAGAATTCTTTGATAATAGAAAACAATCAGATGAAACGGAAGAAACAAAAACGCCTAAAAAACAAAGTGGTTTTTGGATGACAGTTTTAAAAGTAGAATTAACAGACATAGCTTTTGCAATTGATTCTATTTTAGCAGCTGTAGCTATTGCAATTACCCTACCTCATATTTCTGAAACAAAAATAGGGGGAATTAATCTTGGACAGTTTTCTGTTATGGTAATTGGAGGGTTTATTGGCGTAATTATTATGAGATATGCAGCTAATGCCTTTATAAAAATATTAGAAAAGAAACCAGGATTGGAGATAGCCGCATTTTTAATAGTGGGTTGGGTTGGTATAAAACTTTTTGTTATAGCTGCAGCCCATCCTAAAGTAGCGCTTATTTCAGAACATTTTCCACATTCGGCATTATGGACGGCAATTTTTTGGGTAGTCCTTTTAGGTCTTTTGGTATGGGGAGTGCTTATTTCTAAAAGATTTGAGAAAAAATAG
- a CDS encoding phosphotransferase family protein yields MSKEYYQMGWTLDENYEEDYFCSRDNRRYFIKKNTTPMIATLSAEGIVPRLRWTKRISNGDVLIAQDFEHGRTLEKEDMTDKRIPEIIKKVHTSPKLKKIMKAQGYKEETASNSLNNLKTIIADELRKNKNVVDALNYLENFLPDEDIEYTPCHTDLHKDNWLLSDKGKLFLVDWEHSILCDPAIDISFILYRYIPQEKWGEWLEIYGQEPTIKYRSRLKWYITLQSVIMIVWYHEKKQLTEMNAWLIFLNSIFNEFI; encoded by the coding sequence ATGTCTAAAGAATATTATCAAATGGGTTGGACTTTAGATGAAAATTATGAAGAAGATTATTTTTGTTCACGAGATAATCGTCGTTATTTTATAAAAAAGAATACTACTCCTATGATTGCAACTCTTTCTGCGGAGGGAATAGTGCCTCGTTTACGTTGGACTAAAAGAATAAGCAACGGAGATGTTTTAATTGCTCAAGATTTTGAGCATGGAAGAACGCTTGAGAAGGAAGATATGACTGATAAGCGTATTCCTGAAATTATAAAAAAAGTTCATACGTCTCCAAAGTTAAAAAAGATTATGAAGGCGCAAGGATATAAAGAAGAGACGGCTTCTAATTCACTTAATAATCTAAAAACCATTATTGCAGATGAATTGAGAAAAAATAAAAATGTAGTTGATGCATTAAACTATTTGGAGAATTTCTTACCAGATGAAGATATAGAATATACTCCATGTCACACAGATCTTCATAAGGATAATTGGTTATTGTCTGACAAAGGGAAACTATTTTTGGTTGATTGGGAACATTCAATATTGTGTGATCCTGCAATAGATATTTCTTTTATATTATATCGCTATATACCACAAGAAAAGTGGGGAGAATGGCTGGAAATCTATGGTCAAGAACCAACGATAAAGTATAGAAGTAGATTAAAATGGTATATAACACTACAGTCTGTTATTATGATAGTTTGGTACCACGAAAAGAAACAGTTAACAGAGATGAATGCGTGGTTAATATTTTTAAATAGTATTTTTAACGAATTTATATAA